The genomic region CTCTGCGTCCGACATCGCCTGGGCGATCAATCCGGCCACCGTCTGCACGGCGCTGATATGGGTCTTGAGCAGTGCCTGATTGCGCTCGAGCTTTTCGCGCAGGCGGATAATGCCGATCCGGGCGTCGGTGCTGATGTTCTCGGTTGGAACCGTGCGTGCCATGCGCGACAGCTCCAGAAGTGCGCGGCTCTTGCGGTGGTTGAATTCTTGAAGATCGATCGTCTGATTGTGGCTGAGCGCCTCGCTCTCCTGGTCGACAAGCTCCTCAAGACGTCCGATGCAGGTCGTCAGGGCGCGGCTTGCGGCCGGATTGGCCGAACGTGACATCGCATTCATGGCTGGCTCCTCTCTAGATCAGGCCATTCGCGTTTTCGGGTAGGGCAGGGGTGGTCTCGGCGGTGCGCACGGTCTCGGCGATGCCGATGCCGCCGGCCGCGGCCATCTGCGTGGCGATTTGCTGGGCGAGCATCGAACGCCACATCTCGCCGGCCTGGCCGCCGCCGAACATCGCATCCGAGCTCGCCGGGAGCATCGTCTGCACGAAGGTCGACAAGAACATCGCCTCGAAGCCGGTCATTGGGTCGTTGCCCACCTTGGAAGACGACAGGCTGGAATGGGCGAGTGAGGTGCTCGTCTTCAATCGCGACAGGGCCTGCGCGGAATCGAAGGGCATCTGGATGACCGGCGAAATCGGCTGCTCCGCCGTCTTCGTTTCCCCCGGCCCCGTTGCGCCAGGTTTCGTGACCTGGTCGAAGACGTCTTCAAAGGCGTCGTTGGCCGCGGTGTATGCGGCCGGGGTAGTGCCGGATGAAGGAGAAAGGCGTGTCAGCCGCGCCGCGGCCTCTTGATAGCGGGTCGGGCTTGCGGCGCGGGCAACGTCCAGAACGATGTCGGATGGCGGGCTGATCGACATAAGTCACCTGCGACAGATTAAGTCTTCGCAGGCTTATTGCGGTTTTTCCTTACGCGGGGCTTGCATCCGTCGGACGTGCGAACGCCTCTAAAAGGAGCTGAAAACTGCGGCGTTCTTCGGCTTTGCGGGTCTCGCGTTCAAGCTTGCCGGAGAGCCGTTCGGTGGTCTTCAGGCGGCGCGCCTGAGCGAGCACCTGAGCGGTCTGCTCGGCCTGCCGACGGGCCAGCTGATCGGCCTCGCTGCTGAGGCGTGACAGACGTTTGACCTTGGCGTCCACGAACAGGCCGTGGAAGGTGTCATCGTCGTTCAAGGCTTCGATCAGCGCACGGCGCTCCTGATCGAGGGCGCTGCCTTGCCGCGAAATATCGGCAAGCTCCCATTCTGCCACTTCGTGCATTTTCTTTTGCACTTGCAGAATGCGCTCGATCTTCTTGCTGCGGTCTTTCATTGGATTAGCCTCCCACCAGCCAGATGCCGAAGGCATCGATGAAATTCGCCAGGAACTCGTGCGCAACCGTCATCAGGAGGATGAGGCCGCCCGCCGTTACGAACGGCATGGAAATGAAATACACCGGGATCTGCGGGCTCAGCTTGTTGGTGATGCCGATCGCGAGATTGATGACGATTGAGTAGACGAGAAATGGGCTGCCGATCCGCAAGACGAGAAAGAACACCGCCGAAAGCTGATCGGTCAGATTGATGAGCGCGCCTTGCGCGTCGAAGCCCTGCGCCGCCGGTAAGGTGTGGTAGGAATCGATCAGCCCCGACAACAGCAGCCAGTGCTGATCGGTGATGAACATGATGGTGATTGCCGTCAGCGAGAAGAGCGACGCGACGGTCGGCAGCTGGGAATCTTCCTCGACCGCAATGCCGGGCATGGCCGAGAGGCCGATCGACTGACTGACCGCCACGGCAATCGTTTGCAAGCCCAGGAAAAAGACGCGGCCGACGAGCCCGATCAAGACGCCGATCAGAAGCTCCGAAACGATCGCCTGCAGCATCGCGGAAGGTGTGCCGTCGCCCACCAGCGGGCGGGTGTAGCCGATCAGCATCGGCGACAAGGTGAGCGTGATCGCCACGGCAATGAAGAGTCGGAACTGCACCGGTATGCGCGAACTCGAAAAGCCCGGCATC from Rhodopseudomonas julia harbors:
- a CDS encoding rod-binding protein encodes the protein MSISPPSDIVLDVARAASPTRYQEAAARLTRLSPSSGTTPAAYTAANDAFEDVFDQVTKPGATGPGETKTAEQPISPVIQMPFDSAQALSRLKTSTSLAHSSLSSSKVGNDPMTGFEAMFLSTFVQTMLPASSDAMFGGGQAGEMWRSMLAQQIATQMAAAGGIGIAETVRTAETTPALPENANGLI
- the fliR gene encoding flagellar biosynthesis protein FliR, which encodes MSELASETVLAVFLIFCRIGGCLMLMPGFSSSRIPVQFRLFIAVAITLTLSPMLIGYTRPLVGDGTPSAMLQAIVSELLIGVLIGLVGRVFFLGLQTIAVAVSQSIGLSAMPGIAVEEDSQLPTVASLFSLTAITIMFITDQHWLLLSGLIDSYHTLPAAQGFDAQGALINLTDQLSAVFFLVLRIGSPFLVYSIVINLAIGITNKLSPQIPVYFISMPFVTAGGLILLMTVAHEFLANFIDAFGIWLVGG
- a CDS encoding flagellar protein FlgN, whose amino-acid sequence is MNAMSRSANPAASRALTTCIGRLEELVDQESEALSHNQTIDLQEFNHRKSRALLELSRMARTVPTENISTDARIGIIRLREKLERNQALLKTHISAVQTVAGLIAQAMSDAESDGTYSAPLGARV